A region of Drosophila mauritiana strain mau12 chromosome 3L, ASM438214v1, whole genome shotgun sequence DNA encodes the following proteins:
- the LOC117141738 gene encoding protease inhibitor carrapatin, translating into MRKGTLILIAVVMTVCLFANVTGVTRCKGKPKDSKCAGNLDGGNNRKSKCKKSANKNMWHYNALTKNCTQLNYLGCGGNDNRWCTKALCEGCRRPR; encoded by the exons ATGCGGAAAGGCACTTTGATTCTCATCGCCGTAGTTATGACGGTTTGCCTTTTTGCGAATGTAACTGGAGTAACTCGATGCAAGGGGAAGCCCA agGATTCAAAGTGTGCCGGGAATCTGGATGGCGGTAACAATCGCAAAAGCAAGTGCAAGAAATCGGCCAACAAAAACATGTGGCACTACAATGCACTGACAAAAAACTGCACACAATTGAATTACCTGGGATGTGGTGGCAATGATAATCGCTGGTGCACAAAAGCCTTATGTGAAGGCTGTCGACGACCAAGATGA
- the LOC117140529 gene encoding palmitoleoyl-protein carboxylesterase NOTUM: MAVEQIDKMAAKAGEATNKWIKPQQPLLTLLLLLATFSQLPAVCSSSILDAASLQEKDPLRDTSMNMIQRNYMVMHSASGSGDHSRSLKRANLANTSITCNDGSHAGYYLRKHPSSKKWIVLLEGGWHCFDVRSCRSRWMRLRHLMTSSQWPETRDVGGILSPHPEENPYWHNANHVLIPYCSSDSWSGTRTEPDTSDRENSWRFMGALILRQVIAELIPVGLGRVPGGELMLVGSSAGGLGVMLNLDRIRDFLVNEKKLQITVRGVSDSGWFLDREPYTPAAVASNEAVRQGWKLWQGLLPEECTKSYPTEPWRCYYGYRLYPTLKTPLFVFQWLFDEAQMRVDNVGAPVTPQQWNYIHEMGGALRSSLDNVSAVFAPSCIGHGVLFKRDWVNIKIDDISLPSALRCWEHSTRSRRHDKLKRSTEPSTAVAHPAHANNQRHQRHRQRLQRQKQNNVAQSGGQQRKHNHLSKEEREERKRLRQEQRQRRKQRRRQQQQKKANGGQEHRNKKDNSPKSNNGNDQRKQRRRQQLTAEERQEQRKRRRKAQQQQMKMQREQPAAGVFLEASAPQKTRSSNNASAGTKSKKRHRVPRVPEKCGLRLLERCSWPQCNHSCPTLTNPMTGEEMRFLELLTAFGLDIEAVAAALGVDMHTLNNMERTELVNMLTQQAN, from the exons ATGGCAGTCGAACAAATTGATAAAATGGCAGCTAAAGCCGGAGAAGCTACAAATAAATGGATTAAGCCACAGCAG CCGCTGCTAACGCTTCTGCTGCTCTTGGCCACGTTTAGTCAGCTGCCGGCCgtgtgcagcagcagcatcttgGATGCAGCGAGTCTGCAGGAGAAGGATCCATTGAGGGACACCAGCATGAACATGATCCAGCGCAACTACATGGTGATGCACTCGGCCAGCGGCTCCGGTGATCACAGCCGCTCCCTGAAGCGCGCCAATCTGGCCAACACGAGCATCACCTGCAACGATGGCAGCCATGCCGGCTACTATCTGCGCAAGCATCCCAGCTCCAAGAAGTGGATCGTTCTGCTCGAAGGTGGCTGGCACTGCTTCGATGTGCGCTCGTGCCGCTCCAGATGGATGCGACTGCGCCACCTAATGACCTCCTCCCAGTGGCCAGAGACGAGAGATG TTGGAGGCATTCTATCGCCCCATCCCGAGGAGAATCCCTACTGGCACAATGCCAACCATGTGCTCATCCCGTACTGCAGCAGTGATTCGTGGTCGGGAACGCGAACGGAGCCGGATACCAGCGATCGGGAGAACAGTTGGCGGTTCATGGGAGCCCTGATCCTGCGCCAGGTGATCGCCGAGCTGATTCCCGTGGGATTGGGTCGTGTGCCGGGTGGCGAACTGATGCTCGTTGGCTCATCGGCTGGTGGCCTGGGTGTAATGCTCAACTTGGATCGCATTCGAGACTTTCTGGTCAACGAGAAAAAGCTACAGATCACAGTGAGAGGAGTGAGTGACTCGGGTTGGTTCCTGGACAGAGAGCCATACACGCCGGCGGCAGTGGCCTCCAATGAGGCAGTGCGTCAGGGTTGGAAGTTGTGGCAGGGCTTGCTGCCCGAGGAGTGCACCAAAAGTTATCCCACGGAGCCATGGAGGTGTTACTACGGTTACCGACTATATCCGACTTTAAAAA CTCCGCTTTTCGTTTTCCAATGGCTTTTCGACGAGGCCCAAATGCGAGTGGATAATGTTGGAGCACCCGTAACGCCGCAGCAATGGAACTACATCCACGAAATGGGCGGCGCCCTGAGATCCTCGCTGGACAATGTGAGCGCAGTGTTTGCACCCAGCTGCATAGGTCATGGGGTGCTCTTCAAACGGGATTGGGTCAATATCAAGATCGACGATATATCCCTGCCCTCGGCGCTGCGCTGTTGGGAGCACTCAACGCGCAGCCGGCGTCATGACAAGCTCAAGCGTTCCACGGAGCCATCGACGGCGGTCGCGCATCCAGCACATGCCAATAACCAAAGACACCAGCGACACCGTCAGCGGCTGCAGCGCCAGAAGCAGAACAATGTGGCCCAATCTGGAGGGCAGCAGCGTAAGCACAATCACCTGAGCAAGGAGGAGCGAGAGGAGCGGAAACGATTGCGTCAGGAGCAGCGACAGAGGCGGAAGCAACGCCgtcgccagcagcagcaaaagaagGCCAATGGCGGGCAGGAGCATCGGAATAAGAAGGACAACAGCCCCAAGTCGAACAATGGCAATGATCAGCGGAAACAGCGAAGGCGCCAGCAATTGACAGCCGAGGAAAGGCAGGAGCAGCGCAAGCGACGCAGgaaggcgcagcagcagcagatgaaAATGCAGCGGGAACAGCCGGCGGCGGGAGTTTTCCTGGAAGCGAGTGCGCCCCAGAAGACACGCTCCTCCAACAACGCCTCCGCGGGCACAAAGTCCAAGAAGCGACATCGCGTACCGCGAGTGCCGGAGAAATGCGGTCTCCGTCTGCTGGAACGCTGCAGTTGGCCGCAATGCAATCACTCCTGTCCCACGCTCACGAATCCCATGACCGGCGAGGAGATGCGCTTCCTCGAGCTGCTCACCGCCTTTGGCTTGGACATCGAGGCGGTGGCCGCCGCTCTGGGAGTCGATATGCACACGCTCAACAATATGGAGCGCACCGAGTTGGTCAACATGCTCACCCAGCAGGCCAACTAG
- the LOC117141662 gene encoding uncharacterized protein LOC117141662 — translation MIKEYIFLVPLLQSILLIGSLEAGCPVYLTISLTGKTLQDTFLEINWGPNCYGPPQWVGIYSQDPAISNFQPDLRINGIFNTTGKMLTPIKLGKLRFPGGWNKKDSSDQPATQYLKGKCLPHYVASYNGTELLTVDCLKIQPNWMGQIKDINRMALKDIFLPGTHASAAVLGFSSSKSNSILVRDYLVAQQLDVWSQLVFGIRYLDFSIGYKNMNTDNDADNFWIANENMLITPLLTVLRDVRQFVKRSGEVLVLDFSSFPIGFYKHPEIYSSLFRLIRQELGDEVYRRNVGKDENCANRNFSEILLQKRHLVILFPTQELPYPEKESNMLCPPWQRFSTSFMNISQTLDYMRLLFSRKPDSPVRNVGWIFTAVRSMEQTLNAHQLQTAKERAAVLNPKINKWLKGPWGNNANVVSMDYFSNTNIVDLAIQVNSHKAFIMANRDYVNLEIFNLF, via the exons ATGATAAAAGAGTATATATTTTTGGTGCCTTTGCTGCAGTCAATTCTTTTGATTGGCTCCCTTGAAG CGGGCTGTCCTGTTTACCTCACCATTTCGCTGACGGGCAAAACCCTGCAGGACACCTTTCTCGAGATCAACTGGGGCCCGAACTGCTATGGACCACCCCAGTGGGTGGGTATCTACAGCCAGGATCCGGCCATCTCCAACTTTCAGCCCGATTTACGCATCAATGGAATTTTCAACACAACCGGCAAGATGCTGACGCCCATCAAGCTGGGCAAGCTTCGTTTTCCCGGTGGCTGGAATAAGAAAGATAGTAGCGATCAGCCGGCAACGCAATATCTCAAGGGCAAGTGCCTGCCACACTATGTGGCCAGCTACAATGGCACCGAGCTGCTCACGGTGGATTGCCTCAAGATACAGCCCAATTGGATGGGCCAGATCAAGGACATCAATCGAATGGCGCTGAAGGACATCTTCCTGCCCGGCACACATGCCTCGGCGGCCGTCTTGGGCTTCAGCTCCAGTAAGTCCAATTCGATACTGGTCAGGGATTACCTGGTGGCCCAGCAGCTCGATGTTTGGTCGCAGCTGGTCTTTGGCATTCGTTATCTCGATTTTAGCATAGG ATACAAGAACATGAACACCGACAATGATGCCGATAATTTCTGGATAGCCAACGAGAACATGCTGATTACACCACTACTCACAGTTCTGCGTGATGTTCGTCAGTTTGTTAAAAGATCTGGCGAAGTGTTAGTTCTGGATTTCAGTAGTTTTCCCATTGGCTTTTACAAACACCCAGAGATCTACAGCTCGCTATTCCGGCTGATTCGCCAGGAGCTGGGCGATGAGGTCTATCGGCGTAATGTGGGCAAGGACGAAAACTGCGCCAATCGAAATTTCAGCGAAATACTGCTGCAAAAGAGGCATCTGGTGATACTATTTCCCACGCAGGAGCTGCCCTATCCGGAGAAAG AATCGAACATGCTCTGTCCGCCGTGGCAGCGCTTTAGCACCAGCTTTATGAATATCTCTCAAACTCTGGACTATATGCGTCTGTTGTTCAGCAGGAAGCCGGATTCTCCAGTTCGGAATGTTGGCTGGATATTCACGGCGGTGAGGAGCATGGAGCAGACACTGAACGCCCACCAATTGCAGACCGCCAAGGAGCGGGCGGCGGTGCTGAATCCCAAGATAAATAAGTGGCTAAAAGGACCTTGGGGCAATAATGCCAATGTGGTTTCCATGGACTACTTTAGCAATACGAATATCGTGGATCTGGCCATTCAAGTCAATTCGCACAAGGCCTTTATCATGGCTAACCGCGATTATGTAAATTTGGAAATATTTAACTTGTTCTAA
- the LOC117139475 gene encoding death-associated inhibitor of apoptosis 1: MASVVADLLSYGPIAFDQVDNNTNATQLFKNNINKTRMNDLNSEEARLKTFTDWPLDWLDKRQLAQTGMYFTHTGDKVKCYFCGVEIGCWEQEDQPVPEHQRWSPNCPLLRRRTTNNVPINGEALDRILPPISYDICGANDSTLEMREHAYSEGAIPMSQLIQSIGVNTANAATSVTGTASPQPRVMVATHASTATQATGDVQPETCRPAAASGNYFPQYPEYAIETARLRTFEAWPRNLKQKPHQLAEAGFFYTGVGDRVRCFSCGGGLMDWNDNDEPWEQHALWLSQCRFVKLMKGQLYIDTVAAKPELAEEKEESSSIGGGVVASTQASEEEQQTSGEAGSGDVAPSVAPTAATRIFNKIVEATAVAPPSTNSSGSTSIPEEKLCKICYGAEYNTAFLPCGHVVACAKCASSVTKCPLCRKPFTDVMRVYFS, from the coding sequence ATGGCATCTGTGGTAGCCGATCTTCTGTCTTATGGACCTATCGCTTTCGATCAGGTGGATAACAACACGAACGCGACGCAGCTATTCAAAAACAATATAAACAAAACCAGAATGAACGATTTAAACAGCGAGGAGGCGCGCCTAAAGACCTTCACCGACTGGCCGCTGGATTGGCTGGATAAACGCCAATTGGCCCAAACGGGCATGTACTTTACACACACCGGCGACAAAGTTAAATGCTATTTCTGCGGCGTGGAAATCGGTTGCTGGGAGCAGGAGGATCAGCCCGTGCCGGAGCATCAGCGATGGTCTCCCAACTGCCCACTGTTGCGCCGGCGCACTACCAACAATGTACCGATCAATGGCGAAGCATTAGATCGCATCCTGCCGCCCATCAGCTACGATATCTGCGGCGCCAACGACTCGACGCTGGAGATGAGGGAGCATGCCTACTCAGAGGGCGCCATACCCATGTCGCAGTTAATTCAGTCGATTGGCGTGAATACAGCAAATGCGGCAACCAGTGTAACTGGAACCGCATCCCCGCAACCGAGGGTAATGGTCGCCACCCATGCGTCGACGGCGACACAGGCCACTGGCGATGTCCAGCCGGAGACGTGTCGTCCAGCAGCCGCCAGTGGCAATTATTTTCCCCAGTATCCCGAATACGCCATCGAGACGGCACGCCTGCGCACCTTCGAGGCTTGGCCGAGGAATCTGAAACAGAAGCCCCACCAGCTGGCCGAGGCGGGATTCTTCTACACAGGCGTTGGGGATCGCGTCCGCTGCTTCAGTTGCGGCGGTGGTCTCATGGATTGGAACGACAACGACGAGCCCTGGGAACAGCACGCCCTCTGGCTAAGTCAGTGCCGATTCGTCAAGCTAATGAAGGGTCAGCTCTATATCGATACGGTGGCCGCCAAACCAGAGCTGGccgaggagaaggaggagagCTCTTCGATTGGAGGAGGCGTGGTGGCCAGCACACAGGCTTCAGAGGAAGAGCAGCAGACATCGGGGGAGGCCGGTTCGGGGGATGTTGCTCCGTCCGTAGCTCCCACGGCAGCCACACGCATCTTCAACAAGATCGTCGAGGCGACAGCGGTGGCTCCTCCCTCGACAAACAGCAGCGGCTCCACCTCCATACCCGAGGAGAAGCTGTGCAAGATCTGCTACGGTGCCGAGTACAATACGGCATTCCTGCCATGCGGTCATGTGGTGGCCTGCGCCAAGTGCGCCTCCTCTGTGACAAAGTGTCCGCTGTGCCGGAAGCCCTTCACCGATGTGATGCGCGTATATTTTTCTTAA
- the LOC117141783 gene encoding PI-actitoxin-Axm2b-like: MKFLLIMACLTLCVASINAQICQGRPVFQLCTGGRDEGNRNGRFCGLTAQNGMWFYNSRSRRCEKMNYRGCGGNGNRYCKVEDCNRCRR, translated from the exons ATGAAGTTCCTATTGATCATGGCCTGCCTAACTCTGTGTGTGGCCTCCATAAATGCCCAGATATGCCAAGGTCGTCCAG TCTTTCAGCTATGCACTGGCGGCAGGGATGAAGGCAATCGCAATGGAAGATTTTGCGGCTTGACCGCCCAGAATGGCATGTGGTTCTATAATAGCCGGAGCAGAAGATGCGAAAAGATGAACTATCGCGGCTGTGGCGGCAATGGCAATCGCTATTGCAAAGTGGAAGATTGCAATCGGTGCAGGCGATAA